The Lachnospiraceae bacterium oral taxon 500 genome window below encodes:
- a CDS encoding serine--tRNA ligase, producing MLDINLIRNEQEKVKAGLAKRNYQADFSEFNLWDKRRREIIQVVEEKKAERNRISPEIPKKKQAGEDVSELLADMTRLKDEITGLDSELSELDKKIFDFVSGLPNLPGENTPAGGKESNVRVKVWGQKPNFDFQPKDHVELAVSLGLIDYERGAKLAGNGFWVYTGKGAILEWALLNYFIAEHLKDGYEFMLPPHILTYQSGYTAGQFPKFIDDVFKLEEDKGYMQFLLPTAETALINFHRDEVLSEADLPKKYFAYTPCYRKEAGSYRSEERGMIRGHQFNKVEMFQYTAPEQSDAALKELIAKAERLLEGLELHYQTSQLAAGDCSASMRETYDIEVWIESMGVYKEVSSASNAGEYQARRGNMKFKRKGEKKAEFLHTLNASGLATSRLIPAILEQHQQKDGSVLIPAALQKFTGFDRIEPTK from the coding sequence CCGCGAAATTATTCAGGTAGTTGAGGAGAAAAAAGCCGAGCGCAACCGGATTTCACCGGAAATCCCGAAAAAAAAGCAAGCCGGTGAGGACGTATCCGAACTGCTGGCCGATATGACCCGCCTGAAAGATGAAATTACCGGCTTAGACAGTGAATTAAGCGAACTGGATAAAAAAATCTTTGATTTTGTCAGTGGCCTGCCCAATCTGCCCGGCGAAAATACCCCGGCCGGCGGCAAGGAAAGCAATGTCCGGGTTAAGGTCTGGGGACAAAAGCCTAATTTTGATTTCCAGCCCAAAGATCATGTGGAGTTGGCTGTTTCGCTTGGTCTGATTGATTATGAAAGAGGCGCCAAGCTGGCCGGCAATGGTTTTTGGGTCTATACCGGCAAGGGCGCAATCTTAGAATGGGCACTGCTGAATTATTTCATTGCCGAACATTTAAAAGACGGCTACGAGTTTATGCTGCCGCCGCATATTCTAACCTATCAGTCCGGTTATACCGCCGGTCAGTTTCCGAAGTTTATTGACGATGTTTTCAAACTGGAAGAAGACAAAGGCTATATGCAGTTCCTGCTGCCGACAGCGGAAACGGCCTTAATCAATTTTCACCGCGACGAGGTATTAAGCGAAGCCGATCTGCCCAAAAAATACTTTGCCTATACCCCCTGCTATCGCAAGGAAGCCGGTTCTTACCGTTCTGAGGAAAGGGGCATGATTCGCGGCCATCAGTTCAACAAAGTGGAAATGTTCCAGTATACCGCTCCGGAGCAAAGCGATGCCGCTCTGAAAGAGTTGATTGCTAAGGCCGAGCGCCTGCTCGAAGGCTTAGAGCTTCATTATCAAACCTCGCAGCTGGCTGCCGGCGACTGCTCGGCTTCGATGCGGGAAACTTACGATATTGAGGTTTGGATTGAAAGCATGGGTGTATATAAGGAAGTCAGTTCGGCTTCCAATGCCGGGGAGTATCAGGCCCGCCGCGGAAATATGAAGTTTAAGCGCAAGGGTGAGAAAAAGGCCGAATTCCTGCATACCTTAAATGCTTCCGGTCTGGCCACCAGCCGCTTGATCCCGGCCATCTTAGAACAGCACCAGCAAAAGGACGGCTCGGTTTTGATTCCGGCGGCTTTACAGAAGTTTACCGGCTTTGACCGAATCGAACCGACGAAGTAA